One genomic window of Candidatus Nitrospira inopinata includes the following:
- a CDS encoding tetratricopeptide repeat protein, protein MFAHKRFTPLILGLVLAAVGCGGPEERKANYLAKAQTYIQEDNLAKARVALRNVLKIDPKDVEAHYLFAEVEEKEKNWREAFANYQRVVELVPDHEKALVKLAKFYLQAGAIDQVEETAKKVLDKNPNQVEARTLTIAVQAVRGDRDGALTAAEALAKDHPTDPSAATLLATLYLALGRTADVEPVMQRAIDANPTDLQLLDSFASALTRLEKFDKAEAVLKKIIEAEPKNLDHRIRLAGFYDERRRFDDAESVLREVIKLDPENEQRYLGLVKFLYARKGASEAETALLDAQKALPKSHALRFALGELYELNRQPEKARAVYEQARDDFRGKPAEQEAKVKLAAIGWSTGKREDAEKLLAEVLKENSRMSQALLLRGKIALQQGHAKDAIQDFRSVLKDQPDLADVHMLLGQAYLATADKELAKESFEKAAALNPQLKEAQMALAAIDSSSGNIKDARARVEGLSKQDPKNLRTLSALLRLQAAEKDWAATAETLARAREAGADSAMADLAEGRLYQARKEWDKAREAFERARKKYPDAPDPLVALVQLDLQLGKPADAKRRLEDLLAQNPNHPYAVGLLGEIALLERDPAGAERRFVEATRRKPDWVQPWLHLANLKLAQRKREDAWAILEKGLAANPRSEDLRLTLATSLTEAGQFDRAIEEYETILRNNPRSLLAANNLASLLADEKGDQKSLERALALSQDFETVAPNPYFLDTLGWVHLKMGNSGQALHFIQQAAAKVPDHPVVNYHLGIAYYKTGKTEEAKTYLQKAVASPKPFPGLDEAKSVLAQLQG, encoded by the coding sequence ATGTTTGCTCATAAGCGGTTCACTCCGTTGATTCTTGGGCTTGTTCTGGCGGCCGTCGGGTGTGGAGGACCTGAGGAACGGAAGGCCAACTATCTGGCCAAGGCGCAGACCTATATTCAAGAGGACAACCTGGCCAAGGCCCGCGTGGCGCTGCGCAACGTGCTCAAGATCGACCCGAAGGACGTCGAAGCCCACTATCTGTTCGCCGAAGTCGAGGAGAAGGAGAAGAACTGGCGGGAAGCGTTCGCCAACTACCAGCGGGTCGTGGAATTGGTTCCCGACCATGAAAAGGCTCTGGTGAAGCTCGCCAAGTTCTATCTGCAAGCCGGCGCGATCGATCAGGTGGAAGAAACGGCCAAGAAGGTGTTGGACAAGAATCCGAATCAGGTCGAGGCGCGGACACTTACGATCGCCGTGCAGGCCGTGCGGGGCGACCGCGACGGAGCGTTGACGGCTGCGGAAGCTCTGGCGAAGGACCATCCGACGGATCCCTCCGCGGCGACGTTGCTGGCGACGTTGTATCTGGCCCTCGGGCGAACGGCGGACGTCGAGCCGGTCATGCAGCGGGCCATCGACGCGAACCCGACCGATCTCCAGCTTTTGGACTCGTTCGCGTCCGCCTTGACCCGATTGGAAAAATTCGACAAGGCTGAAGCCGTGTTGAAGAAGATCATCGAGGCTGAGCCGAAAAATCTGGACCATCGTATCCGCCTTGCCGGTTTTTACGACGAACGTCGCCGCTTCGACGATGCCGAATCCGTGTTGCGCGAGGTGATCAAGCTGGACCCGGAAAACGAGCAGCGGTATCTGGGGCTGGTGAAATTCCTCTATGCTCGCAAGGGGGCGTCGGAGGCGGAGACTGCGTTGCTGGACGCGCAGAAGGCGTTGCCCAAGTCCCACGCCCTACGATTCGCGCTGGGCGAACTCTATGAACTGAACCGGCAGCCCGAGAAAGCGCGGGCGGTGTACGAACAGGCGCGGGACGACTTTCGCGGCAAGCCGGCCGAGCAGGAGGCGAAGGTCAAGCTGGCGGCGATCGGCTGGTCGACCGGGAAACGGGAAGACGCCGAGAAGCTGCTCGCGGAGGTGTTGAAAGAGAATTCCCGTATGTCGCAGGCGCTGTTGCTCCGGGGGAAGATCGCGTTGCAGCAAGGCCATGCGAAGGACGCGATCCAAGACTTCCGCAGCGTCTTGAAAGATCAACCGGATCTCGCCGACGTTCATATGTTGCTCGGCCAAGCCTATCTGGCCACGGCCGACAAGGAGCTGGCCAAGGAAAGTTTCGAGAAGGCCGCAGCCCTCAATCCGCAGTTGAAAGAGGCGCAGATGGCCTTGGCCGCGATCGATTCCTCGTCGGGCAACATCAAGGACGCGCGCGCCCGCGTGGAAGGCCTTTCAAAGCAGGACCCGAAAAACTTGAGGACCCTCAGCGCGTTGTTGCGGTTGCAGGCCGCGGAAAAGGATTGGGCGGCGACGGCCGAGACGCTGGCCCGTGCCCGCGAGGCGGGGGCGGACAGCGCGATGGCGGATTTGGCGGAGGGCCGTCTGTATCAGGCTCGGAAGGAATGGGACAAGGCCCGCGAAGCGTTCGAGCGGGCTCGCAAAAAGTACCCGGACGCTCCCGATCCATTGGTGGCGTTGGTTCAGTTGGATCTGCAGCTCGGGAAACCGGCTGATGCCAAGCGGCGGCTGGAGGATTTATTGGCTCAGAACCCGAACCATCCCTACGCGGTGGGACTGCTCGGCGAGATTGCGCTTTTGGAGCGGGACCCGGCGGGAGCCGAACGCCGATTCGTGGAGGCCACCCGACGAAAACCCGATTGGGTGCAGCCGTGGCTCCATTTGGCCAACCTCAAGCTGGCTCAGAGGAAACGGGAAGACGCATGGGCTATTCTGGAGAAGGGATTGGCGGCCAATCCGAGGAGCGAGGACCTGCGCCTGACGCTGGCCACCTCGTTGACGGAAGCCGGGCAGTTCGACCGGGCCATCGAGGAATACGAGACGATCCTGCGCAACAATCCCCGCTCGCTGCTGGCGGCCAATAATTTGGCGTCGTTGCTGGCGGACGAGAAAGGCGATCAAAAAAGTCTGGAGCGGGCCCTGGCGCTGTCGCAAGACTTCGAAACGGTCGCGCCCAATCCGTATTTCCTCGATACGCTGGGCTGGGTGCACCTGAAGATGGGAAATTCCGGCCAGGCCCTGCACTTTATTCAGCAGGCTGCGGCCAAGGTGCCGGACCATCCGGTGGTCAATTACCATTTGGGGATCGCCTATTACAAAACCGGGAAGACGGAGGAGGCCAAAACGTATCTCCAAAAGGCCGTGGCGTCGCCGAAGCCGTTCCCCGGGCTGGATGAGGCCAAGTCCGTGTTGGCGCAATTGCAAGGATAG
- a CDS encoding glycosyltransferase family 4 protein, with protein sequence MSTPLFLSFMVSLVISMTLIPMLTASAWRLQIIDMPGDRHAHSAPIAKVGGIAFAVATFTAVLWWAPKDEVILSSLAGGAVILLFGVWDDRTDLPYGVKFLGQIAAAAVVVGFAGLRLSSLPFMDEDVILPGWMAVPLTLFVIVAVTNAVNLADGLDGLAGGLALISFAGIAFLAYLADESQLVFLMVAVLGGLLGFLRFNTYPARIFMGDAGSQFLGHYLAVAAILLTDLSKPFYSPALMLFLWGVPILDTVGVMGQRILQGRSPFVGDRNHLHYKLLSMGLQHRQAVTAIYAVHGLMVCCAYLLRWQSDEVILAVYGAFALPILSLFVLAGRRFVLQGRWSGSAQTAEMAETGEVYSTLPGKSLGLAVSVFLAAAALWPADVPVDLGYAATGLFLVLAVGAYAVPSARQLIVRAGLYLGATFVIYLLEQPMPPEWSALQTPVNGFFILLAVLVTLTIRFGVKHRFEMTPLDYLMVCLVFAMSFWPDMRVGDVALGVLAAKMIVMFLAIELMLHSFAERLIQFGLVSLWIMLILGLRAWL encoded by the coding sequence ATGTCCACGCCGCTGTTTTTGAGCTTTATGGTTTCCCTGGTGATCAGCATGACGCTGATTCCCATGTTGACCGCTTCGGCGTGGCGTCTCCAGATCATCGACATGCCCGGCGATCGACATGCCCATTCGGCGCCGATCGCGAAGGTGGGAGGCATTGCCTTTGCCGTGGCGACGTTCACGGCGGTGCTCTGGTGGGCGCCGAAGGACGAAGTGATTCTGTCCAGTTTGGCGGGAGGCGCGGTGATTTTGCTGTTCGGCGTCTGGGACGATCGGACCGACCTTCCTTACGGCGTCAAGTTTCTGGGGCAGATCGCGGCCGCCGCCGTGGTCGTCGGGTTTGCCGGGCTTCGCCTGTCGTCGTTGCCGTTCATGGACGAGGACGTCATCCTGCCCGGTTGGATGGCCGTCCCGCTTACGCTGTTCGTGATCGTCGCGGTGACGAATGCCGTGAATCTCGCCGACGGATTGGACGGGCTTGCGGGAGGGTTGGCGCTGATCAGTTTCGCCGGCATCGCCTTTTTGGCGTATCTGGCGGATGAATCACAGTTGGTCTTTCTGATGGTGGCGGTCCTGGGCGGATTGCTGGGCTTTCTCCGATTCAATACATACCCGGCGCGCATTTTCATGGGGGACGCCGGCAGCCAATTTCTGGGGCATTATTTGGCGGTGGCCGCCATTCTGTTGACGGATCTCAGCAAGCCCTTCTATAGCCCGGCGTTGATGCTGTTCCTCTGGGGCGTGCCGATCTTGGACACCGTGGGCGTGATGGGGCAGCGGATCTTGCAAGGACGATCGCCGTTTGTCGGAGACCGGAACCATCTCCATTACAAGCTGCTGTCGATGGGGCTCCAGCACCGGCAGGCCGTGACGGCCATCTATGCCGTTCATGGGCTGATGGTCTGTTGCGCCTATCTGCTCCGGTGGCAGTCGGATGAGGTCATCCTTGCGGTGTACGGAGCGTTCGCGCTGCCGATTCTCTCGCTGTTCGTCCTGGCGGGACGCCGGTTCGTTCTACAGGGGAGGTGGAGTGGGTCGGCCCAAACGGCCGAGATGGCGGAAACCGGCGAGGTGTACTCGACGTTGCCGGGAAAATCGCTCGGATTGGCGGTCTCCGTTTTTTTGGCCGCCGCCGCGTTGTGGCCGGCGGACGTGCCCGTCGATCTGGGCTATGCCGCCACGGGATTGTTTTTGGTGCTGGCGGTGGGCGCCTACGCGGTGCCATCCGCTCGACAACTAATCGTGCGGGCCGGTCTCTACCTGGGCGCGACCTTCGTCATTTACCTGCTTGAGCAACCGATGCCTCCCGAATGGTCGGCTCTGCAGACTCCGGTGAACGGATTTTTCATCCTGCTGGCGGTCTTGGTGACGCTGACGATCCGATTCGGCGTCAAACACCGTTTTGAAATGACGCCGCTGGATTATCTTATGGTGTGTTTGGTGTTCGCGATGTCGTTTTGGCCGGACATGCGCGTGGGGGACGTCGCGCTCGGCGTCTTGGCCGCCAAAATGATCGTGATGTTTTTGGCCATCGAATTGATGCTGCACAGTTTCGCCGAACGATTGATCCAGTTCGGTTTGGTTTCATTATGGATTATGCTGATTCTGGGGTTGAGGGCCTGGCTCTAG
- the wecB gene encoding non-hydrolyzing UDP-N-acetylglucosamine 2-epimerase, giving the protein MKLLLVAGARPNFMKIASIVEALDAHNRSARPPKQRLDYLVVHTGQHYDEKMSGTFFKELGLPRPAVDLEVGSASHAVQTAEIMKRFEPVLEKERPDAVIVVGDVNSTAACALVTAKITHGGTGGATTRSRPLIAHVEAGLRSRDRSMPEEINRLVTDSIADLLFVTEADAARNLLREGVPRRHIHFVGNTMVDTLLRHRARAEQSPILERLGLLESSASPRRLRHSAAGSSAVRPYGVVTLHRPSNVDDPTVFRGILDALLTISRSVPLIFPVHPRTVAHIGKFGLAAECPLLGPGETITDPASGLYCIEPLGYLDFLRLMSQARIVLTDSGGIQEETTVLGVPCVTLRHNTERPVTISHGTNVLAGTHIDTIIRKARQQLKLGHRPTHPRYWDGKAGQRIVKILAQVLADSSIRIFRS; this is encoded by the coding sequence ATGAAACTTCTCCTGGTGGCCGGCGCCCGTCCCAACTTCATGAAGATCGCCTCCATCGTCGAGGCGCTCGACGCGCACAACCGGAGCGCGCGACCGCCGAAGCAACGACTGGATTACCTGGTGGTCCACACCGGCCAACATTACGACGAGAAAATGTCCGGGACCTTTTTCAAGGAACTGGGCCTGCCGAGGCCGGCCGTGGACCTCGAAGTGGGATCGGCCTCCCACGCCGTGCAAACGGCGGAGATTATGAAACGGTTCGAGCCGGTACTGGAAAAGGAACGTCCCGACGCGGTGATCGTCGTCGGCGACGTCAATTCCACCGCGGCCTGCGCGCTCGTCACGGCTAAAATCACCCACGGTGGAACGGGCGGCGCCACGACCCGATCACGGCCGCTCATCGCCCACGTCGAAGCGGGATTGCGGAGCCGCGATCGATCCATGCCGGAGGAAATCAACCGCCTCGTCACGGACTCGATCGCCGATTTGCTGTTCGTCACGGAAGCGGACGCCGCGCGCAACCTGCTTCGCGAAGGTGTTCCTCGCCGTCACATCCATTTCGTCGGCAACACCATGGTCGATACCTTGCTTCGCCATCGGGCTCGCGCCGAACAATCGCCCATCCTCGAACGGCTGGGGCTGCTTGAGTCGTCCGCGTCGCCTCGTCGCCTTCGGCACTCCGCCGCCGGCTCGTCAGCCGTCCGTCCCTATGGAGTCGTCACTCTGCACCGTCCCAGCAACGTGGATGATCCAACCGTCTTTCGGGGCATCTTGGATGCGCTGCTCACCATCAGTCGATCCGTGCCGTTGATCTTCCCCGTCCATCCCAGGACCGTCGCCCACATAGGGAAGTTCGGCCTGGCGGCGGAGTGTCCCTTGCTCGGCCCAGGCGAGACCATCACAGACCCCGCCTCCGGCTTATACTGTATCGAACCGCTGGGATACTTGGATTTTTTGCGGTTGATGTCCCAGGCCCGTATCGTCCTGACCGACTCCGGCGGCATCCAGGAAGAAACGACGGTGCTCGGCGTGCCATGCGTGACCCTGCGTCACAATACGGAGCGCCCCGTGACCATCTCCCATGGCACCAACGTGTTGGCCGGGACGCATATCGATACGATCATCAGAAAAGCCCGTCAACAGTTGAAGCTCGGCCACCGACCCACACACCCCCGCTATTGGGACGGCAAGGCTGGACAGCGAATCGTCAAAATCCTCGCGCAAGTGTTGGCCGATTCATCCATCCGCATATTCCGTTCCTAA
- a CDS encoding glycosyltransferase family 4 protein — MRILFLSHYFPPEVNAPASRTYEHCKQWVKDGHEVTVVTCAPNHPRGIVYEGYRNAVFQREEKDGIHVVRIWTYVTANEGFLKRTINYVSYMMSAVLAAPFLSRCDVVLSTSPQFFNGLAGYVVSRLKRAPWVLEIRDLWPESIVAVGAITSRPVIRLLEWLELFAYRKATHLVVVTDAFKSHMAKLGISAEKVTVIKNGADLSLYQRPAHGHEALAKELGLHGKFVASYFGTHGMAHHLETVLEAADLLRDRPEIVFLLVGDGAERKRLVEMRDAMNLSNVRMLSQQPKERMPEFWSLSDVSLVLLKKSDLFKTVLPSKIFESMAMEKPIILGVEGESAELVRESGGGVCIPPEDAKELAVQVLALYSDPVLRRKLGSSGRAYVLQHFDRAKLARSYLQVLSAVVGGGARRGSAGGC, encoded by the coding sequence ATGAGAATCCTGTTTCTCTCGCACTATTTTCCTCCGGAAGTGAATGCTCCGGCGTCCAGAACGTACGAACACTGCAAACAGTGGGTCAAGGACGGGCATGAGGTCACGGTCGTGACCTGCGCGCCGAACCATCCGCGCGGCATCGTCTATGAGGGGTACCGGAATGCTGTCTTTCAGCGGGAAGAAAAGGACGGCATTCATGTGGTGCGGATCTGGACGTATGTCACGGCGAACGAGGGGTTTCTCAAACGGACGATCAACTATGTCTCCTACATGATGTCGGCCGTGCTGGCAGCGCCGTTTCTCTCTCGCTGCGACGTGGTGCTTTCCACTTCACCGCAGTTCTTCAACGGCTTGGCCGGCTATGTGGTCAGCCGGTTGAAGCGAGCCCCTTGGGTGCTTGAAATTCGCGACCTTTGGCCGGAGTCCATCGTCGCGGTGGGGGCGATCACCTCTCGTCCGGTCATTCGTCTGTTGGAATGGCTGGAATTGTTCGCCTACCGCAAGGCGACTCATCTGGTCGTCGTGACCGACGCCTTCAAATCTCACATGGCCAAGCTGGGTATTTCGGCTGAAAAAGTCACGGTCATCAAGAACGGAGCGGATCTGTCTCTGTATCAACGGCCAGCTCACGGCCATGAGGCGCTGGCGAAGGAATTGGGGCTTCACGGCAAGTTCGTGGCCTCATACTTCGGCACTCACGGCATGGCCCATCATCTCGAAACCGTCCTGGAAGCCGCCGATCTCTTGCGCGATCGTCCGGAGATTGTGTTTCTCCTGGTCGGCGACGGCGCCGAGCGGAAGCGGTTGGTGGAGATGCGGGACGCGATGAATCTCTCGAACGTGCGGATGTTGTCGCAACAGCCGAAGGAACGGATGCCGGAGTTCTGGTCTCTGTCGGATGTCAGCCTTGTCCTGCTCAAGAAGTCGGATCTGTTCAAGACGGTGCTGCCGTCGAAAATTTTCGAGAGCATGGCGATGGAAAAGCCGATCATTCTGGGTGTCGAGGGGGAGAGCGCTGAATTGGTCAGGGAGTCCGGCGGCGGGGTGTGCATCCCCCCGGAAGACGCCAAGGAGTTGGCGGTACAGGTGCTCGCGTTGTATAGCGACCCGGTTCTACGCCGGAAGCTCGGAAGCAGCGGGCGAGCCTATGTGCTTCAACATTTCGACCGGGCCAAACTGGCTCGGTCATACTTGCAGGTGTTGTCAGCCGTGGTTGGTGGAGGGGCAAGACGGGGAAGCGCCGGTGGCTGTTAG
- a CDS encoding heparinase II/III family protein: MERLLLFARTVSYLRPGQVFAQVLKRVRLSSRVPPVRSVRRRLGVNIGPSPSLCAPASGDFSFCFLNRTVTFPPSSVDWASPDLPKLWRYNLHYFDYLADPARSDEAKCRLIADWIAKNPLGVGDGWEPYPVSLRVVNWIKFFLRREKPPEMAWLQSLWTQAAWLERHVEYHLLANHVFKNAVALVFAGAYFDGPDGDRWLRQGWALLRQELAEQFLSDGGHYERSPMYHSICLLDCLDVVNLLERSGTPVVQEDVVRLKDKARAALEYLYDLCLPDGNIALFNDSAFGIAPSPQQIFQYANALLGYEPPARAQGLELRAYPDSGYFIVANGNDRLVIDGGLIGPDYQPGHAHCDTLSYELAIDGRRVIVDSGVYDYEASPERAYARSTRAHNTVMVDGVEQSEIWGVFRVARRAKPIRASLHRGEDGRVIFEGAHDGYRRLPGKPVHSRTITYAEGGEWIIEDRLAGKREHRMETYVHVHPDFRVIGEDRRLKLVGTDGRVVAVVEPLTPCDVRLDRGWYFPQFGLRYENPVLVFARSQAAPFAVGYRIKKVPMPSTRMSHRD; encoded by the coding sequence ATGGAACGGCTGTTGTTGTTCGCGCGCACGGTCTCCTATCTGCGCCCCGGCCAAGTGTTCGCCCAGGTGCTCAAGCGAGTGCGTCTTTCCTCTCGTGTGCCGCCGGTGCGATCGGTGAGGAGGCGGCTCGGTGTGAATATCGGTCCCTCACCGTCCTTGTGCGCTCCAGCTTCCGGCGATTTCTCGTTTTGTTTCTTGAACCGGACGGTGACCTTTCCCCCCTCGTCCGTTGATTGGGCCTCCCCGGACCTGCCCAAACTGTGGCGATACAACCTGCATTACTTCGACTATCTTGCCGACCCTGCTCGATCCGACGAGGCGAAATGCCGCCTGATCGCCGATTGGATCGCGAAGAATCCTCTGGGCGTCGGTGACGGATGGGAGCCCTATCCCGTCTCGTTGCGCGTCGTGAACTGGATCAAGTTTTTCTTGCGGCGCGAGAAGCCGCCTGAGATGGCTTGGCTCCAGAGTCTCTGGACACAAGCTGCCTGGCTTGAGCGGCATGTGGAATACCATCTGCTGGCCAATCACGTTTTCAAAAATGCCGTGGCCCTGGTGTTTGCCGGGGCGTATTTTGATGGCCCCGATGGAGACCGCTGGTTGCGGCAGGGATGGGCGCTGTTGCGGCAAGAGCTCGCCGAGCAGTTTCTTTCGGACGGCGGACATTATGAACGGAGCCCGATGTACCATTCGATCTGCCTGTTGGACTGCCTCGATGTTGTGAACCTGCTCGAACGTTCGGGGACGCCGGTGGTTCAAGAGGATGTGGTACGGCTCAAGGACAAGGCGAGGGCCGCCTTGGAGTATCTGTATGACCTGTGTCTTCCAGACGGGAACATCGCGCTGTTCAATGACTCGGCGTTCGGGATTGCGCCGAGTCCCCAACAGATCTTTCAGTATGCCAACGCCCTTCTTGGCTATGAACCTCCGGCCCGGGCTCAGGGGCTGGAGCTGCGTGCCTATCCAGACAGTGGCTACTTCATTGTTGCTAATGGAAACGATCGTCTGGTGATTGACGGTGGACTGATCGGCCCGGATTATCAACCAGGCCATGCCCATTGCGATACCCTGAGCTATGAGTTGGCGATCGATGGTCGGCGAGTGATCGTGGATAGTGGTGTGTATGATTATGAGGCGAGCCCCGAACGAGCCTACGCCAGAAGCACGAGGGCCCACAATACCGTGATGGTGGATGGTGTCGAACAATCTGAAATCTGGGGCGTGTTTCGCGTGGCGCGCCGGGCGAAGCCGATTCGAGCGTCGCTGCACCGAGGCGAGGACGGCAGGGTGATCTTTGAAGGGGCCCATGACGGCTATCGGCGATTGCCCGGCAAGCCGGTCCACTCACGCACGATCACCTATGCTGAAGGGGGGGAGTGGATCATCGAGGACAGGCTTGCTGGGAAGAGAGAACACCGGATGGAGACCTATGTGCACGTTCACCCTGATTTCCGCGTCATTGGCGAAGACCGACGGCTGAAGCTGGTGGGGACCGATGGGCGAGTTGTGGCGGTGGTGGAGCCGCTCACTCCGTGCGATGTGCGGCTTGATCGAGGATGGTATTTCCCTCAATTCGGACTGCGGTATGAGAATCCCGTCCTCGTGTTTGCTCGGTCGCAGGCGGCGCCGTTCGCGGTCGGCTATCGGATCAAAAAAGTACCCATGCCCTCAACCAGGATGTCCCATCGAGACTGA
- a CDS encoding bi-domain-containing oxidoreductase, which yields MKQILQNLKTGETEVVDVPCPACPPGHLLIRTVCTVVSQGTERMLVEFGKANLLEKARQQPDKVRMVLDKIKTDGLLPTLDAVRHKLDQPLAMGYCNMGVVMEVGAGVTGFAVGDRVASNGKHAQVVAVPKHLCAKVPEAVGDEAAAFTVLAAIALQGVRLVQPTLGEAVVVTGLGLIGLITVQLLRAHGCRVLGIDLDPAKLELARRFGAEAVDLSRGEDPLTAAARFSRGRGVDAVVIAASTTSNEPVHQAALMCRKRGRIVLVGVVGLELSRADFYEKELTFQVSCSYGPGRYDAAYEEGGHDYPIGFVRWTEQRNFEAVLDMMADGRLDMAPLITHRFDLSRAEEAYRLLTAGGSLGIVLRYPGAEEQSDALLRARHVRLAERPPRPAKPRDSVVLGFIGAGNYASQILIPAFKQTPAVLKTVISAKGVSGVHAGQKHGFEETGTEAQSVFADAEINTVVVATRHESHARYVCEALRGGKHVFVEKPLAVTREELSEIEQTYEKVNSGDGEAWLLMVGFNRRFAPHVQKMKALLSSVQEPKTLVMTVNAGAIPSDHWTQDPEVGGGRIIGEACHFIDLERFLVGAPIVSVQVAAQGAGSGVGRKGALADQVTITLRFADGSMGTVHYLSNGHKSFPKERLEVFCAGRILQLDNYRNLYGYGWPGFKRLGLWRQDKGQAACAASFVEAVRSGKPSPIAFEELVEVTRATFDIVDALA from the coding sequence ATGAAGCAAATCCTCCAAAACCTCAAAACCGGTGAAACAGAGGTGGTGGACGTGCCCTGCCCGGCTTGTCCGCCCGGCCACCTGCTGATTCGCACGGTGTGTACGGTGGTCTCACAAGGCACAGAACGGATGTTGGTGGAGTTCGGCAAGGCCAATCTGCTGGAGAAGGCTCGCCAACAGCCGGACAAAGTGCGGATGGTGCTCGACAAGATCAAGACCGACGGCCTGCTGCCGACGTTGGATGCGGTGCGCCACAAGTTGGACCAGCCCCTTGCCATGGGCTATTGCAACATGGGTGTGGTGATGGAGGTGGGAGCGGGGGTGACGGGCTTTGCGGTGGGCGATCGGGTGGCGTCGAACGGCAAACATGCGCAGGTGGTCGCGGTTCCCAAACACCTCTGCGCCAAGGTGCCGGAGGCGGTGGGCGATGAGGCGGCGGCCTTTACGGTGCTCGCGGCCATCGCTTTGCAAGGGGTACGCTTGGTGCAACCTACGCTCGGCGAAGCGGTCGTGGTGACCGGCCTCGGCCTGATCGGGCTCATTACCGTGCAGCTTCTGCGCGCGCACGGCTGCCGCGTATTAGGCATTGATCTGGACCCGGCGAAGCTGGAATTGGCCAGGCGGTTCGGCGCCGAGGCGGTCGATCTCTCGCGCGGCGAAGATCCGCTGACCGCCGCGGCGAGGTTTTCGCGCGGGCGAGGGGTGGATGCCGTCGTGATCGCGGCTTCGACGACCAGCAACGAGCCGGTGCACCAGGCCGCGCTGATGTGCCGCAAACGAGGCCGCATCGTGCTGGTAGGCGTGGTGGGCCTGGAACTGTCGCGCGCCGATTTTTATGAAAAAGAACTCACGTTCCAGGTGTCCTGTTCCTATGGGCCTGGCCGCTATGACGCCGCGTATGAAGAAGGGGGGCATGACTATCCCATCGGCTTCGTGCGCTGGACGGAGCAACGGAACTTCGAGGCGGTGCTGGACATGATGGCGGACGGCCGCCTGGACATGGCGCCCCTCATCACCCATCGGTTCGATCTGTCCCGCGCCGAGGAGGCGTATCGGCTGCTCACGGCCGGCGGCTCGTTGGGGATCGTGCTCCGCTATCCTGGAGCGGAGGAGCAATCCGACGCCTTGCTCCGAGCGAGGCACGTGCGCTTGGCCGAACGTCCGCCACGGCCGGCGAAGCCCCGTGATTCCGTGGTGCTGGGATTTATCGGGGCGGGCAACTATGCCTCGCAGATTCTGATCCCGGCGTTCAAACAGACTCCGGCCGTTTTGAAAACGGTGATCTCGGCCAAAGGGGTGAGCGGCGTCCATGCAGGCCAAAAACATGGTTTTGAGGAAACGGGGACGGAGGCGCAATCGGTGTTCGCCGATGCCGAGATCAATACGGTGGTGGTGGCGACGAGGCATGAAAGCCATGCGCGCTACGTGTGCGAGGCGTTGCGGGGGGGGAAACACGTCTTTGTTGAAAAGCCGCTTGCCGTCACCCGCGAGGAACTGTCGGAGATTGAACAGACCTACGAGAAGGTTAACAGCGGCGATGGCGAAGCCTGGCTGCTGATGGTCGGGTTCAATCGCCGGTTCGCTCCTCATGTGCAAAAGATGAAGGCGCTGCTGTCGTCCGTCCAAGAGCCGAAGACGCTGGTCATGACCGTCAACGCGGGGGCGATTCCCTCGGACCATTGGACGCAAGATCCCGAAGTCGGCGGCGGGCGGATCATCGGAGAAGCCTGTCACTTCATCGACCTGGAGCGGTTCCTGGTCGGGGCGCCGATCGTGTCGGTGCAGGTGGCGGCGCAGGGGGCAGGATCAGGGGTGGGGCGGAAGGGGGCACTTGCTGATCAGGTGACCATCACGCTGCGGTTTGCCGACGGGTCGATGGGGACGGTGCATTATCTCTCGAATGGGCACAAGTCGTTTCCCAAGGAGCGGTTGGAAGTCTTCTGTGCGGGGCGGATTCTGCAACTGGACAATTACCGCAATCTGTACGGTTATGGCTGGCCCGGGTTCAAACGTCTGGGCCTCTGGCGGCAGGACAAGGGGCAGGCGGCTTGCGCCGCTTCGTTCGTCGAGGCCGTTCGATCCGGCAAGCCATCCCCGATTGCCTTCGAGGAACTGGTGGAAGTGACCAGAGCCACGTTCGATATTGTGGACGCGCTCGCGTAG
- a CDS encoding type II toxin-antitoxin system HicA family toxin, translating into MSLWPSSKAVRVLSALQRIGWQIKRQSGSHRTLVRAGWPDFVFAFHEREELGPRMLARIAKHTGLKPEDL; encoded by the coding sequence ATGAGCCTGTGGCCTTCTTCGAAGGCTGTGCGCGTGCTCTCTGCCTTGCAGCGGATCGGCTGGCAGATCAAACGCCAGTCGGGTTCGCACCGCACGCTCGTTCGCGCCGGCTGGCCGGATTTTGTCTTCGCGTTCCATGAAAGGGAAGAGCTCGGTCCGCGGATGCTTGCACGCATTGCCAAGCACACGGGACTGAAACCCGAAGACCTTTGA
- a CDS encoding type II toxin-antitoxin system HicB family antitoxin has translation MKLTIECEREEDGRWLAEVPELPGVMAYGDSAVEAQTKAEVLALRVLAERLEHCETAPVDISISVAAA, from the coding sequence ATGAAGCTCACGATCGAGTGCGAGCGCGAAGAAGACGGCCGTTGGTTGGCTGAAGTGCCGGAACTGCCCGGTGTGATGGCCTATGGCGACAGCGCAGTGGAAGCGCAGACCAAGGCCGAGGTTCTTGCGCTGCGGGTGCTGGCTGAACGTCTCGAACACTGTGAGACGGCCCCGGTTGACATCAGTATTTCGGTTGCCGCGGCATGA